Genomic segment of Panicum virgatum strain AP13 chromosome 9N, P.virgatum_v5, whole genome shotgun sequence:
TTCCAGAAAGCATGGAACCGAAAAAGTTTTGTTCCTACTCTCAGTTAATCGAATGAAGTGAAAGAACCAAATCACATAAACCTTGCATTATATTTAGTTTATATGTGATGTGTCATATTTCAATTACTATGTATTTCTCTTACTTTATCGTTATTGTTTCGTTCTTAATTATTATTCTCTAAATAGAAGAAATATTGTCTAAATTTGCTATACAATATGTATGTTTTTTCTTGTTATCTTAAGTTCTGCTAAAAAAATTTGGTTCGTTTAGTTAGAACCAAAATAACTGAAAACCGGTATTTCCAAAATTTCTTGGAACCGATCTGTTCCTATTTTTTTAAGAATTGAATTTTTAAAAACACAAGTAACCGAACCGAATCGAATGTCCATCCATATGCACCGCGGCGTCCCGGCGTCCACCTCCACACCCGCGAGACGGAGGCAGACGGGGTTGAAGTGGATCGACCCGTTCCATCATTTTGGACAGAGATGAACCCGCATCCAAAGCTTAAAATGGCCTCATAGTATTCAATGGACCAAACTTCACTGGTCTTTATTGACAGATTTGCTCGATAACAAGGGACCATATCCATGAATAAAATCATCATTTTTCTACATAAAAAAGGACAATTCTGTTCAACAAAAAAATTCATgctaaataaaatatttttgaacttgaTTTGAACGGCTCAATGTAGATCCGGATGGTAGAAAAGGTAATCTATGATGAACGAGCTGCTGGACCCGCAGCTGGAGAACAAGGTCGACCGGCTGGAGCTCGAGCAcatgtgcgccgccgccgccgccgccgccgtccgccactCCGCCAAGCGGCGCCCCAAGATGAAACAGGTGAGCCAGCTGCAGCCTCAGCTTCTGAAGCCCTGGAGCTCATCATCGTGAAGAGCAAGTGActttctttttccccttccccCGCGTCGCGTCGCGTCCACGTCATCATCGATCGGTGTGCAGATCGTTCGTGCCCTGGAGGGCGACGCGTTGCTGGACGACCTGAACGAGGGGGTGAAGAAGCCGGGGCAGAGCATGATGTTCAGCTCCAGCTCGGAgtacgacgccggcggcggcaactaCACCTCCGACATCAGCAGGTTCAGGAAGGTGGCCTTCGAGAGCGGCGAGTACAGCAACGAGTACAGCGCGACGAGCGAGTccgaggaggcgccggcggcgccccgtCGGCAGCAGCATCACTGATCGCGtctcgagcggcggcgcgtgagAGCTCGTCGAGATGCTAGCTTGTGGTGTGACATACCAAAAGTAATCGGCAAGTCGATTGTTGGGTAGTATGAGATGTACCCCCCATCAGCGTGTACATAATATACGAATCTGTGTGATTCTATGATGGTCATACTTCCTGGACGTGAAGACGTTACTTGAGGACACAACACAGGCCCGTGGTCTCGAACTTTGAAGACACTTTGGCACCTCCGTGATTGAATCCACGTTCCACCTCGTACAGTTTTAGAACTGAGTATCTCGAACCAAATACAAAGCGCCTTTGGATTTAGAATTGAGCATTCGTCCAATGTGTTCTGGTATTAAAAAGTTCATCCGAGGGGCTCGTGACAAGTTTGGCTGTATGTATCGAattaggcgtatagcccgcgcatttgcgcggctagtattgaaaattaaaaaatttacatgttgtttatccttacttaaagattatactatttttctTTACCATTCATcaccctgttcattatcgtaaattatgtcttattgtcagttaaaacaattcaaatatgatctacttataataataatttgatttgttaagctttaataatattatgcatataactattcttatttttgttttattttgattgattgtcatTAGTTTTAGTTCTTATTAAGTATATGTTTATAACATAtctagctaaatgatattttatatttattttttcataatggcattggtgggtgatttttaattaggcacatgggtattttaggctaattttattataatgacagtggtgggtaatttcaatttctcttattttctcttattaacgtgggaatttctagaccatGAGAGCGAACGTGACACTCTGTTTGTTGgctaaataataaaataatagataAGCAAATTCTGAAATCACCTTACAAGAAAATAGaccctttttttaaaaaaaaagcatgGATGACGGGAACGGGTCGAATTTTATTGTCCTCCGACCAAACGGACATTTTCTTTTGATGAACCAAACATACATTAGATGGCCAAAGGATCCCAAACTTCATTCTAGTAAGGTCAGCAGCAGTAGATGCAGAGCACAGAACAGCATAACAGGTTACAGGTGTGAACAATTCCGCTGCTTCTTGCGAGATTGTGAAAGGAGGCAGCACTCCATAGCTACCAACAGTTCCCTTCCGAAGCAAGCGAtatttaggctgtgtttagttccacaaAAATCCccacaaaaacatcacatctccgtcacatcaaaatattaaatatagcaaatgacccatgcatgaagtactaaatgtaggtaaataaaaaaactaattgcatagttttgatgtacgttgcgagacgaatcttttgagcctaattaggtcatggtaggacaatatctaccacaaacaaacgaaacgtgctacagtgtgctCAAACGTGCGaactgtagcatttttcgtttgtttgtggtaaatattatcctaccatggggtaactaggctcaaaagattcgtcttgaaatgtacatctaaactgtgaaattagttattttgtttatctACATTTCATACTCTATATATGCGTCTTTTGGTACATTTAATGATTCGATGCAATGGAATTTTggaaattttggagaaaattgGGGAACTGAACACAGCCAAGACTTCGCGCCGAAAATTTCTTGGCGCCGTTCACCAGCCGCCCACTGATTACGCGCGTCAGCTCGCACTGTCGCACACCGATTAACCAAGCGCAAACCGCCACGTTCCCTGGCCACGAGGACCCAACCATCATCCCCATCGCACGCAGCCACACCGCGCCGGTGCACGCAGCCAACGAACCCCCAGGCCTCGCGAATGCGGCGCGCCGAGGTGGCCGTggtgggcgcgggcgcggcggggctggtggcggcgcgcgaGCTGCTCTGCGAGGGCCACGCCGTGGCCGTCTTCAAGAAGTCCGGCCGCGCGGGGGGCACCTGGGCGTACGACCCGCGCGCGGACGCCGACCCGCTGAGCCGCGACCCGGGCGCGCCCGGCGCAGTGCACGGCAGCCTCTACGCGTCGCTGCGCACCAACCTGCCGCGCGAGCTCATGGGCTTCTCGGGCTTCCCGCTGGCCGGCCGGGTCTTCGCGGGCGACCCGCGAGCGTTCCCGGGACACCGGGAGGTGCTCGCCTTC
This window contains:
- the LOC120689115 gene encoding putative proline-rich receptor-like protein kinase PERK6 — protein: MNELLDPQLENKVDRLELEHMCAAAAAAAVRHSAKRRPKMKQIVRALEGDALLDDLNEGVKKPGQSMMFSSSSEYDAGGGNYTSDISRFRKVAFESGEYSNEYSATSESEEAPAAPRRQQHH